The sequence below is a genomic window from Lolium perenne isolate Kyuss_39 chromosome 4, Kyuss_2.0, whole genome shotgun sequence.
CTGGTGCGTCGGCAGGCGCGGGCCGACGGTGCCAGGGACGGGGGGGCGCGGGACGGGCATGGTGTAGGCGTGCACGACCCCCGTCCAGGGGTTGTGTCCGCCCGCCCACGGCGGAGTGGGGTGTGAGTACCCGGGGCGCGGACCGACGATGCCGGGGCCGCCGTTGTGGCCACCGCCACGGCCACCACCACGGCCACAGCGACGGCCGCGGCCACCGCCCCCTCCTCCTTGGTGTTGTTGCGGCTGAGACGCAGGTTGTGGAGGGGCGGGGGTGGGCACCGGTGGAGCTCCTCCGCCATGAGGGAGAACGCTGTTGCCGCTGGCCCATAGAGCGGTGTGAACCGCCAGGGTGCGCACACCCTTCAGCCGCCGTTCCTCCCACCGGAGGTAGTCGACCGCCCGCTCGAACGTAGGGTTGGTCATGAGGGTCAGCTTGGAGGCGGCGTTGCCGAGGTCCTCGTTGAGGCCGGCGGTGAGGGTGGAGAGGAGGAGCTCGTCGCCAATCCGGAACCCAAGGTCCTGGAGCTCGTCGGAGATGGCCTTGAGGCGCAGGCAGTAGGCGTCCAAGGTTTGATCGCCCTGGGGTGTGCCGAAGAATTCCTGCTGCAAAAAGACAACACGttggagcttgttattggtgaagAGGCCGTTGATCTTTCCCCACACCGTGCGGGCATCATCGCCTTCCCGAACGACGGTCTTGAAGATGTCCGGCGAGACAGTGAGGAAGAGccagcggatgatggtggcgtcgatggcTAGCCAGTCGGCGTCGCAGGCGAGGAGGTCGGCGGTGCCGTCGATGTGATCGCGCAGGTTGTACTCACGGAAGAGGAGGTAGAAGTACGTCTTCCAGGCGAGGTagttggcggcggtggtggacagCTTGACGGGGACATGGTCGGTGATGGCGACGGCGCGGAGCTGGCCGGGGTCGGGGTTGGAGGAGTCGGCGAAGGGGTTGGAGCTAGGGGTTGACATGATGGGGAAGGGGAGGCGGCGCGCGGCTAGAGAGGGAGGagaggcggcgcggctagggtttaggggtggGGGGGTGCGGCGCGCGGGGGAGAGAGGCGAcgcgcggctagggtttaggatctaggaggtgtctgataccatgtagagagaGATGCAATGGTCGATGTATTGATCGGATGCATATGgcggtacatatataggccacgtcctcgactatacaaggaaggaggcgggcccaatagtaaatacaaagatatgtatcgctatacaatAACTACAGAGGATACACATCCAGATATACGAGATATGCATCTCAACACAAGTGGCTCCCAAAAAGCTGCATCCATGTTAATTTTTACCTGGTCCCGATCTAGCTTCTTCCATAGTACTTCCTCCTCAATCATTTCACCCGTTTCAACTTGCCCTACACCAAGACTAGTTGGCTGCACCTGCTGGAATTTAAAGACGTGCTTCTGAATTATTTTACACACATGGGAAGTAGAATGTTCTGCCTCTCCAGCATTGATCTTATTTCTTGCATTCCACCATTCCCATAGCAAAATACATGAAATAATTTGTTTGTCCTTGGGTAACATGAACACAGACTCCATCATCAATTTTGGCTTAGCTGCACCAGTAGCTAGTTGACTGTTCTCGTTTTTGTTCGTGGGCTCTTTTCACGTGTGGGTTGCATGCCCCTGGTCAGAACGGTACGTACATGTAGAACTAATCAGCCCATGTTAATCCCAATTAAGACGACAACTTGAAAAATGTTGTAGGTACGTGTGTTCTTTTGAAAAAATGAAACTTAAAAATATgcagctcctagattgaaaacctAAAAATTATTTTGATGAGATAGTTGCCCATTTCTAAAAGAAAATGTAACTATGGTTTGATAAATAGGGCAACTTATAAATAACTAAAAACATGAATATATAAATAGAGGATATTTTTTGCATTTCAATAAATAGTTGCACGTTTCTAAAAAAGTGCAACTTGTACCAAAAATCGGTTTGAGTTGCACATTTCAAAAAAAAGTGCAACTCGTACGGAAAACCGGTTTGAGTTGCACATTTCacaagaaaagtgcaactcgtacGACAACTCGCACCGAAAACCGGTTTGAATTGCACATTTCtcgagaaaagtgcaactcgtgcCGCAACTCGCATCGAAGATTGGTTTGAGTTGCACATTTtcgagaaaagtgcaactcgcaTCGAAAAACAGTTTGAGTTGCAATTTCTTGAGAAAAGTGAAACTCGTACCAAAAACTGGTTTGAGTTGCACATTTCTCGAGAAAAGTGCAACTTGCACAAAAATCTTTTTAAGTTGCACATTTCTTGAGAAAAAGTGTAACTCATATCAAAACTGGTTTGAGTTGCACATTTCTCGAGAAAAGTGCATCTCATGCCGTAAATTGATTGTGAATTGATTTTTTTTTATAAAAGTGAAACTGAAAACATGTTTAAGTTGTACATTTCTTAACAAAAATGCAACTTGTAACAAAAACTGGTTTGAGTTGCACATTTCTCATGAAAGTGCAACTCGCACCGAAAACCGATTGCAAGTTGAATCTTTTTAGTCTTACCAGAAACTAGTTTGAGTTGCATATTTTATAAGAAAAGTATAACTCATATCGAAAACTGATTTAAGTTGCACATTTCCTGATAAAAGTGCAACTCACAACGATAAGACATACTattaataaaataaagtaaaaaaaattgCATACGTAAAGACAAGAACAGAGAAATGAATCACACAAGAAAAAACAACATGACACGTGACAAAAGATATTAGTATGGCCATTTGCAACCAAGTTTTTTtcccggaaattcaattcggctcccgggtgcgtatgcaccCTATACCATAAAATCATATTTTGAAATATCGAAATTTTTtaacaatttttttgcatgtatatcttcataatatatgttcgttcgtcaagtttcccgaaaaaccaatattttttatggtctatttaaaaaagagaaaacttgtcttgtgaaaaacattatttttagcaccgAGTTTTGTCTTTTTTTACACAGGTCACATGATAAGTCAATTTTTtgtgaaacaactttgtaagcgtgtagcacgagaagatttacatgcgaatttttggtttcaatttttttgaaattcaaaatatgtgtaaaatgcatttcaaaatagagggagcatatgctcccatgttccaaaacatcactcccgttTTTTCCCCTGAAAAAAAGTTTTCTAAAGTTGCCGAATTTGAAAAACAAGGTCATAATATATTAGGACAGGCGGTTGTATGTACGCAAACAAATTTGTAGCGCAATTGGAAAAATCGTAACGAAGCTACGTTGAAAGTTCGAGTACAACTGTTTTTTCTCTTTCTGGGccaagccaaaaaaaaaaaattaagcaCGAACCTTGATGTGAGAAACGGACGGCTGCATGACATACGCTAATCTCAGTCGACTGAGGATTAGCAAATCCGTTATTGTTTTGTGCCATATTAATAGGTGAGAGTAACGTCTTGATGACTGCAGATCATGTCCAAATATTTACTCGACTCGTTTATGGGTCAAAGTATGTGAGAAATCACTACCCCTTTGCTTTGAGTAGCACTCTTTTGGAAGGAGATAAGCAGAAATCATAGTAGTATCGTTTCTAATCAACTCCTTCCAAACGATTCGCTCGCCGTCTCACCGCAACTTAGAAAAAACGAGGGGCTCCTTTCCTGGATTCGGTTCACGCGTGCGCACACTGGAAGCGGCTATGGCTATATATCTCCCCAACAGCGACGGCCCCTTTCTCCCCCCATTCTCCCCTGCCGCCCTCCCTCCGTCCGTCCATGTCAGCTGCCCCACGCCGCGCGGCTATATAACGCGAGGCGAGGACCCCCTTTTCTTCTCAGCCTCACACCGTAGAAAGTGTAACAGGGTCCTGCCTAGCTTGCGGCGAATTATATACAGAAACAGGTGATTCGGTTTGGAGATTTAGGTGGATATGgcaaagcagcagcagcagggttTAAGCGGCCATGGCGTcgaggaggtggagatggaggggGAGAAGTGGGTGGACGACTCCTCCGTCGACCACTGCGGCCGGCCACCACTCCGCACCGCCACCGGGTCCTGGAAGGCCGCCATGTTCATCATCAGTAAGCTCAGACTGCCACACCATCTGTCTCTGATTCGTTTTGCTCATCGATGTCAGTGTGTAAACGTCTCCTTTCTTGCATGGGTACGTTCAGTGATCGAGTTCAGCGAGCGGCTGAGCTACTTCGGGATCGCGACGAGCCTCATGATCTACCTCACCAAGGTGCTGCACCAGGACATGAAGGTGGCCGCCGAGAACGCGCAGTACTGGATGAGCGTCACCACGCTCATGCCCCTCATCGGCGGCTTCCTCGCCGACGCATACCTCGGCCGCTTCGCCACCGTGATCCTCTCCACCGCCGTCTACCTCCTCGGTCTCGTCCTGCTGGCTACGGCGCAGCTGGCGCCCCGCCTGAGCCCGACGATCGCGCCGGGAGTTCACGGCACGCTCTTCTTCGTGGGGATCTACCTCGTGTCGGTGGGTACAGGCGGGCACAAGCCGGCGCTCGAGAGCTTCGGCGCCGACCAGTTCGACGACGGACACGCCGGCGAGCGGCGCAAGAAGATGTCCTACTTCAACTGGTGGAACTGCGCGCTCTGCTCCGGGGTGCTGCTCGGGGTCACCGTCGTCGTCTACGTCCAGGAGCGGGTCGgctggggcgccgccaccgtcctgGTCGCCGCCGTCATGGGCGTCTCCCTCGTGGTGTTCCTCTCCGGATGGCGCACGTACCGGTACAGGGTACCGGGGGGCAGCCCGCTAACGCCACTCGTGCGGGTCGCCGTGGCCGCCGCCAGGAAGCGACATCTCGAGCTGCCAGCGGACGCGAGTCAGCTGTACGAGGTCGCCGGGACGGCGCAGGGCGGCAGCAAGAAGAGGCTGCTCTGCCACACCGACCAGCTCCGGTTTCTTGACAAGGCGGCCATCATGGAGCATGGTGGGGAGAACGGGGCGTGGCGGCTTGCAACGGTGACGCACGTGGAGGAGACGAAGCTGGTTGTGTCGATGGTGCCCATCTGGCTGGCCACGCTCCCGTTCGGCATCACCGCGGCGCAGGTGTCCACCTTCTTCATCAAGCAGGGCAGCGTCATGGACCGCCGCCTCGGCCCTCACTTCGTGCTCCCGCCGGCGTCCATCTTCGCGCTCGCCGCCGTGGCCATGATCGCCACCGTCGCCATCTACGACAAGGTGCTCGAGCCATGCCTGCGGCGCGCGACGGGTGCCGAGCGCGGGATCAGCGTCCTGAGGCGCATTGGCATCGGCATGGCGATCGCCGTCCTGGCCATGGCCGTGGCAGCCGTCGTCGAGCGGCGCCGCCTCGACTACGCCACCACCATGTCGGTGTTCTGGCTGGTGCCGCAGTTCGCGCTAATGGGCGTCGCCGACGGGTTCGCGCTGGTGGGGTTGCAGGAGTACTTCTACGACCAGGTGCCGGACACCATGCGCAGCCTCGGCATCGGGCTGTACCTGAGCGTGATCGGGGCCGGGAGCTTCCTGAGCAGCCTGGTGATCTCAGCGGCGGACCACGTGAGCTCGCACGGTGGCCGGAGGGACGGGTGGTTCGGAAAAGACCTCAGCAAGAGCAGGCTGGACCTCTTCTACTGGCTACTCGCCGGCATCTGTGCCGCCAACCTGGTGTTCTACGTGCTCGTCGCCACCCGATACTCCTACAAGCAGAAGCACGTCGTCAAGGCTACCAGAGTCGGCGCCGAGAAGAATGTCGGCGGCGACATCGAGTGTGGCACCGCCGTCGCTGCTTAATGGTGTACTGTATTAGATAAGTATATTTGGACATGGGCTAGCTAGGGAAGGATCATAGACGATGACAATGGCATCTTCGATCGTTACAAATTAAGGGGTTAAGATGTATGTGTTTACTTGTGATGGTTGTGTGGTAGATTGTTCATGTCCTGTGGTTGAATGCATGAGATGAATGTCGTAAAGGTTTACACCAATACAGTGTCATCTGACCCCCAAACAAGTGTACAGTTACATGAGCATTATTTTCCTTGCTCCTAGTGCACAATTAACATGCTCATTCGTTCGCATGATTTTACCAATCTCACGTGTGCAATTGTGAACATAGGGATCCCGGACACCGTTGTGTTGAACCATTGATTGTGTATAATGGTAAGCATAGAGGTGGGGTGGGTTATTTTTCAATAGTTTTGTTCTTCATCGACGTAAGTAAATACCATGGCCATGTTCTCCGCCATTATGCATTTCACACATGTTAATCATGTTTACTATCTTAGACAAAAACTAATAAAATGAAGTAAAATCCATTGCAAGGTCACAGACTCATAGATAAAGAGTAAATCTAAGACGATTTCTCAAATACGCTAGAAGTTGCCGCAAAATCTTAAAAAAAAATGGATAAAAAGAAAAATATAACCAAACAAAAGATGAGAGGCGGGTTCCTCCTAACACACATGGACATCCACAACATAAAGCACAAAATAATTCCACTGTATTTTCTTGTAAGAAAATACGAGTGTATGGAAAATAACTTTTGCAATGTAGTCTAGATGAACAATATGCCAGCGATAAACACACACTCACCCCTGTGAATGcatacacgcacaccctacccctatgagcaccttcggaagactgagccggtggattggatcttgaaattgataaAGTCACCACAAGCGCATCGCTGTCGACGGAACGTTGCCTCCCAGTGAAAGAATATTCCGTCTTTGTGGGACACACAGATGTTAAACCTagagtttgaactctggtgggccaggatacaaccaccctcctaaccatccaacctcaGATTGGTTCTCAATGTGGCTCCTCAACTCAGACTATAGGTCATTAGTTGTTTTTTTATAGGAGGATGACTCATTGGTTATTAGAATAGTTGTGACTCAAAAGAAACATaggagattttttttttgaacgggTAAGGCCTCAAAAGGCCGAGAAGCTGCATTAATTTAGGGCGGTTACAGACTGTTTACAATTAGGACCAAGAAAGAATACAACAGTTGAAACCAGTCCTGAACATAAGCACAAAGGACCCTGAAAATAAAAGAGGAAACGCGATCAAGTCCTAAGTCTGCGCCGATGCAAAGCCTCCACCGACGGCCGTCGTCCTCACCATCGGGGAACATGCCACTTGGGGTGTGGACAACGTGAGCTATTGCCGAGGAGCCATAGTAGGGCCTCCACAATCGGAGGTTGGACAGGCGCCTCCATGGTACTCCCATGGCGAAGAGAGACGCCTTTCGACCATAAGTGGTAGGGGCAGGGCAATCATCACTGGCATATGTCCCCTGTTGTGGAACTCTTCGAAGAAGAAGTCACTTCGACGGCGTCGCTTGATGCCGATCCACGGCATAGATCAATGGCCCTCAACATGCCATTGTAGGATAGCTCACCTCTGCAGCTTGAGAACTTCCCCACCATCGTCCAGATCCAGGTCACACCGAGCCAGAGTCCAACTCGTCCtcactgatatgtctccgacgtatcgataatttcttatgttccatgccacattattgatgatatctacatgttttatgcatactttatgtcatatttatgcattttccggcactaacctattaacgagatgccgaagagccgattctttgtttctgctgttttttgtttcagaattcctagtaaggaaatattctcggaattggacgaaatcaacgcccaggggcctattttcacacgaagcttccagaagtccgagggagagacaaagtggggccacggggcgccgccacactagggcggcgcggcctagggggggcccgcgcggccctagcgtgtggggcccccgtgacgcctattgacctgcccttccgcctacttaaggtcttcatcgcgaaacccccagtaccgagagccacgatacggaaaaccttccagagacgccgccgccgccaatcccatctcgggggattcaggagatcgcctccggcaccctgccggagaggggaatcatctcccggaggactcttcaccgccatggtcgcctccggagtgatgtgtaggataacgttgcatagaaaacaaaaaaatttcctaccgcgaacacgcaatccaagccaagatgcaatctagaagacggtagcaacgagggggtatcgagtctcacccttgaagagattccaaagcctacaagatgaggctcttgttgctgcggtagacgatcacttgccgcttgcaaaagcgcgtagaagatcttgatcacgatcggttccggtgccacgaacgggcagcacctccgtactcggtcacacgttcggttgttgatgaagatgacgtccacctccccgttccagcgggcagcggaagtagtagctcctcttgaatccgacagcacgacggcgtggtgtcggtggtggtgaagaagtccggtggagcttcgctaagctacgcgggcaatatggaggagaggggggcggctagggtttgggaggggtggccggccactctatggggggcggccagcttgtggtcttggggtggccggccccctcccttggcccctcattatataggtggatcccaagtgttggtgtccaagtcttcgaataagacccgaaacaaaaaccttccataagagggggaaacctagcccaactaggactcccacccaaaggtgggatttccacctcccatgtgggggttggccggccccctatggtggagtccacttgggactccaccccatctagggctggccggccatggaggtggagtcccatgtggactccaccttccttggtggtttcttccggatttttctagaaccttctagaaccttccatagaaccttccgcgacattttatttcacataaaatgacatcctatatatgaatcttattctccggaccattccggaactcctcgtgatgtctgggatctcatccgggactccgaacaaatattcgaactccattccatattcaagtactaccatttcaacatccaactttaagtgtgtcaccctacggttcgtgaactatgcggacatggttgagtactcactccgaccaataaccaatagcgggatctggagatccataatggctcccacatattcaacgatgactttagtgatcgaatgaaccattcacatatattaccaattccctttgtctcgcgatattttacttgtccgaggtttgatcttcggtatcactctataccttgttcaacctcgtctcctgacaagtactctttactcgtaccgtggtatgtggtctcttatgaactcattcatatgcttgcaagacatttagacgacattccaccgagagggcccagagtatatctatccgtcatcgggatggacaaatcccactgttgatccatatgcctcaactcatactttccggatacttaatcccacctttatagccacccatttacgcagtggtgtttggtgtaatcaaagtacatttccggtataagtgatttacatgatctcatggtcataaggactaggtaactatgtatcaaaagcttatagcaaataacttaatgacgagatcttatgctacgcttaattgggtgtgtccattacatcattcacacaatgacataaccttgttattaataacatccaatgttcatgattatgaaactaatcatccattaatcaacaagctagtttaagaggcatactagggacttcttgtttgtctacatatcacacatgtactaatgtttcggttaatacaattctagcatgatatataaacatttatcataaacattaagatataaataataaccactttattattgcctctagggcatatctccttgatctcccacttgcactagagtcaataatctagattacattgtaatatacctaacacccatggcattctggtgttggtcatgctttgccctagggagagctttagtcaacggatctgctacattcggatcggtgtgtactttgcaaatctttacttctccatcttcgatgtactcgcgaatcgagtggtaacgcagcttgatatgcttcagcctcttgtgtgaccttggctcttgtgcattggcgatggcacccatgttatcacagtaaatgattaatgggtccaatgcactaggaaccacaccgagctctacaatgaacctcttcatccataccgcttcgatgaagcctccgaagccactatgtactctgattctgttgaagacttcgccaccgtgcaccgcttgagcttgcccaccatcgcagcaccattcaatataaacacatacccagattgtgacttagagtcatcgggatcggtgttccaacttgcatcggtgtaaccgtttacaacgagctcttggtcacctccataacaaagaaacatatccttagttcttttcaagtacttcaggatattcttgaccgctgtccagtgttccattcctggatcactttgatatctgctagtcaaactaacagcatgtgctatatccggtctagtacatagcatggcatacatgatagatcctactgccgaggcataggggatgttactcatcctttctctttcttctgccatagccggtccttgagtcttactcaataccttgcacagtaacataggtaagaaccctttcttactttcgtccattctaaacttctttagaatcttgtccgagatatgtactctgtgatagccctattaggcgtcttgatctatctctataaatcttgatgcctaatatatatgatgcttcaccaaggtctttcattgaaaaactattattcaaataacccttaacatcgcttaatagttctatatcattcccgatcaataatatgtcatctacatataatatcgggaatgctacggagctcccactcactttcttgtaaatacaggcctctccatgacactttgtata
It includes:
- the LOC127292074 gene encoding protein NRT1/ PTR FAMILY 5.7; the encoded protein is MAKQQQQGLSGHGVEEVEMEGEKWVDDSSVDHCGRPPLRTATGSWKAAMFIIMIEFSERLSYFGIATSLMIYLTKVLHQDMKVAAENAQYWMSVTTLMPLIGGFLADAYLGRFATVILSTAVYLLGLVLLATAQLAPRLSPTIAPGVHGTLFFVGIYLVSVGTGGHKPALESFGADQFDDGHAGERRKKMSYFNWWNCALCSGVLLGVTVVVYVQERVGWGAATVLVAAVMGVSLVVFLSGWRTYRYRVPGGSPLTPLVRVAVAAARKRHLELPADASQLYEVAGTAQGGSKKRLLCHTDQLRFLDKAAIMEHGGENGAWRLATVTHVEETKLVVSMVPIWLATLPFGITAAQVSTFFIKQGSVMDRRLGPHFVLPPASIFALAAVAMIATVAIYDKVLEPCLRRATGAERGISVLRRIGIGMAIAVLAMAVAAVVERRRLDYATTMSVFWLVPQFALMGVADGFALVGLQEYFYDQVPDTMRSLGIGLYLSVIGAGSFLSSLVISAADHVSSHGGRRDGWFGKDLSKSRLDLFYWLLAGICAANLVFYVLVATRYSYKQKHVVKATRVGAEKNVGGDIECGTAVAA